In a genomic window of Gossypium arboreum isolate Shixiya-1 chromosome 7, ASM2569848v2, whole genome shotgun sequence:
- the LOC108453237 gene encoding uncharacterized protein LOC108453237 isoform X2, with product MTLHKEELAIHNSPPHRNDVVNRLAKLLMLTKAGLTSADCLPTLLQEEGEEGALSMTTRLRSASTSKGFPVNYCSGFRSVGTETACKEDGVSHQSFRLEVNAIDYGFEPTDTPRTDRSVSKNIELGLAALHGQKGPAYDLIILNAGIVDHLLGCDGAEDVTIALDRAREAVDSGLSNASFIG from the exons ATGACTCTGCACAAAGAGGAGCTAGCTattcacaactctccccctcatCGAAACGACGTCGTAAACAGGTTGGCTAAGCTCTTAATGCTGACTAAAGCAG GCCTTACATCTGCAGACTGTCTCCCAACTTTGCTCCAAGAGGAG GGAGAAGAAGGTGCCCTCTCGATGACAACTAGGTTACGATCAGCAAGCACGTCAAAAGGCTTTCCTGTAAACTATTGTTCCGGTTTTCGTTCAGTAGGCACGGAAACAGCTTGCAAAGAGGATG GAGTATCACATCAGAGTTTTAGGCTCGAGGTTAATGCTATAGACTATGGTTTTGAACCAACTGATACACCAAGAACTGATAGATCG GTATCAAAGAATATAGAGCTGGGTTTGGCTGCTCTGCATGGCCAAAAAGGGCCAGCATATGATCTCATCATTTTAAATGCCGGAATTGTGGATCATTTACTGGGTTGTGATGGTGCTGAAGACGTGACTATAGCTCTCGATAGGGCCAGGGAAGCCGTTGATAGTG GACTGAGCAATGCTTCCTTTATAG GCTAA
- the LOC108453237 gene encoding uncharacterized protein LOC108453237 isoform X1 has protein sequence MTLHKEELAIHNSPPHRNDVVNRLAKLLMLTKAGLTSADCLPTLLQEEGEEGALSMTTRLRSASTSKGFPVNYCSGFRSVGTETACKEDGVSHQSFRLEVNAIDYGFEPTDTPRTDRSVSKNIELGLAALHGQKGPAYDLIILNAGIVDHLLGCDGAEDVTIALDRAREAVDSGLSNASFIEVSITMSKGSGQMQFRYGDVRRSKGES, from the exons ATGACTCTGCACAAAGAGGAGCTAGCTattcacaactctccccctcatCGAAACGACGTCGTAAACAGGTTGGCTAAGCTCTTAATGCTGACTAAAGCAG GCCTTACATCTGCAGACTGTCTCCCAACTTTGCTCCAAGAGGAG GGAGAAGAAGGTGCCCTCTCGATGACAACTAGGTTACGATCAGCAAGCACGTCAAAAGGCTTTCCTGTAAACTATTGTTCCGGTTTTCGTTCAGTAGGCACGGAAACAGCTTGCAAAGAGGATG GAGTATCACATCAGAGTTTTAGGCTCGAGGTTAATGCTATAGACTATGGTTTTGAACCAACTGATACACCAAGAACTGATAGATCG GTATCAAAGAATATAGAGCTGGGTTTGGCTGCTCTGCATGGCCAAAAAGGGCCAGCATATGATCTCATCATTTTAAATGCCGGAATTGTGGATCATTTACTGGGTTGTGATGGTGCTGAAGACGTGACTATAGCTCTCGATAGGGCCAGGGAAGCCGTTGATAGTG GACTGAGCAATGCTTCCTTTATAG AAGTTAGCATCACAATGTCAAAAGGAAGCGGACAAATGCAATTCAGGTATGGAGACGTGCGAAGAAGTAAGGGAGAAAGCTGA
- the LOC108453249 gene encoding syntaxin-61-like isoform X2 — MADELNKTIDVPARDPSRLALIIENLKVGEDGPSLLVLRQQDEELDELSSSVERIEGFGLTIHEELLAQEKIIDDLGTEMDCTTNRLDFVQKKVAMVMKKNIEELVGMISKC; from the exons ATGGCAG ATGAGTTGAACAAAACAATAGATGTGCCAGCAAGAGATCCTTCTCGGTTGGCATTGATAATAGAGAACTTGAAAGTCGGAGAAGATGGACCATCACTGCTCGTACTCAG GCAGCAGGATGAGGAGTTGGATGAACTTAGTTCAAGTGTTGAGAGAATTGAAGGTTTTGGCCTTACAATACATGAAGAACTTCTTGCACAG GAGAAAATAATAGATGACTTGGGTACTGAAATGGACTGTACAACAAACCGACTGGATTTTGTTCAG AAAAAAGTGGCTATGGTTATGAAGAAG AACATAGAGGAGTTGGTTGGTATGATCTCAAAGTGTTGA
- the LOC108453249 gene encoding syntaxin-61-like isoform X1: protein MADELNKTIDVPARDPSRLALIIENLKVGEDGPSLLVLRQQDEELDELSSSVERIEGFGLTIHEELLAQEKIIDDLGTEMDCTTNRLDFVQKKVAMVMKKASVKSHIMMILILLVLFIILFILVFLT from the exons ATGGCAG ATGAGTTGAACAAAACAATAGATGTGCCAGCAAGAGATCCTTCTCGGTTGGCATTGATAATAGAGAACTTGAAAGTCGGAGAAGATGGACCATCACTGCTCGTACTCAG GCAGCAGGATGAGGAGTTGGATGAACTTAGTTCAAGTGTTGAGAGAATTGAAGGTTTTGGCCTTACAATACATGAAGAACTTCTTGCACAG GAGAAAATAATAGATGACTTGGGTACTGAAATGGACTGTACAACAAACCGACTGGATTTTGTTCAG AAAAAAGTGGCTATGGTTATGAAGAAGGCAAGTGTTAAGAGCCATATTATGATGATATTAATTTTGCTAGTTTTGTTCATTATTCTATTCATTCTGGTCTTCCTCACTTAG
- the LOC108453249 gene encoding syntaxin-61-like isoform X3 — MDHHCSYSGRRCEEICSSSKRKWQQDEELDELSSSVERIEGFGLTIHEELLAQEKIIDDLGTEMDCTTNRLDFVQKKVAMVMKKASVKSHIMMILILLVLFIILFILVFLT; from the exons ATGGACCATCACTGCTCGTACTCAG GCAGGAGATGTGAAGAAATATGTAGTAGCTCGAAAAGAAAATG GCAGCAGGATGAGGAGTTGGATGAACTTAGTTCAAGTGTTGAGAGAATTGAAGGTTTTGGCCTTACAATACATGAAGAACTTCTTGCACAG GAGAAAATAATAGATGACTTGGGTACTGAAATGGACTGTACAACAAACCGACTGGATTTTGTTCAG AAAAAAGTGGCTATGGTTATGAAGAAGGCAAGTGTTAAGAGCCATATTATGATGATATTAATTTTGCTAGTTTTGTTCATTATTCTATTCATTCTGGTCTTCCTCACTTAG